Genomic window (Candidatus Cloacimonadota bacterium):
CATGTTATTTTTTACGCGATGATGAACTTCTTTTAGAAGCACTTCCTTTTCATTCAAAGATTTCAGCAGGTTCTGCTCTGCCAGTTTTATGGGAGAAATATCAATCGCTGTTATAATTGCTCCGCTTTTGAAAGGAGCTATTTTTATCGACCAGTATTTTTCTCGATATTGAGTTTCCGGAATGCTGTGAGGTTTTCCTGTCTCTATGCAATTCATCAAAATTTCGTACATGTCTACAGAATGATCTGCTCCAAAATCTTTGTACATAATGTTGCCGATTTTCGGCATTCTGCTTCTATTTTCTCGCACAGCAATATTAGATTGCACTACTCTCCCTTCGTTATCCACAACGATTGTTTCGATAGGACTGTGCTGAAATAATGCATAATTGAATTCTTCTCTTTCTTTTAGTTCATCCAAAGCACGTTTCTGTTCGGTAATATCTTCCACAACAGCGGTTTCGAAAAGAGGATAAAAGTTTGCATCAAAAACCAAATGAGATCTGATGCGGCAATAAATTACTTTCCCATCTTTTGTTACATACCTTTTCTCCAGATCAAAAAAATCAATTTTTCTTCGAATTAAATTTGCAAATAATTCTAAATTGGCTTCTCTGTCTTCGGGATGAGTAATTTCGTTGAAATGCATTCCCAGAAGTTCCTCGGCTGTGTAGCCCAGCATATCGCAATATTTTTCATTTACGGAAATGAAGTTCCCTTTCAGATTTGTAGAGCATACTCCAATCGGGGAATTATCGATCATCATTTTGAGTTCATTTTCTCTTTGGCGGATGATTTTCTCATTTTCTTTTTGAACAGAAATATCTACTAGAATTGCCCGGAAACCTTTTGGTTGAGAATTTTCTAAAACCAGATTGGCATGGATAAGAGCCGTAAACGTAGTTCCATCTTTCCGTATTACCTTATATTCATCACTGCCATGCAAGTTATCTTCGATCAGTTTCTGTACATTTTCCCGGGCACGTTCTTTATCTTCCGCACAGATAAAATCAAAGATATTCATTCCCTTCTTAAAATCTTTTTCGGAATATTTGAAAACCTCATAAGCTTTCTCGTTCACATATTTCAAATTTCCCTGCAAGTCGACTTCACAAACAACTTCCGGTAGCATTTTGGCAAATTGTTCAAACTTAATTTCACTTTCAATTCTTGCTTTTTCAGCTTTTTTTTTCTGTTCGATCTCTTTTCTTCTTGCCAATGCATTCTTTACAGCAGGAGCCAATCGCACTAAATGCTCTTTTATCACATAATCCCAGGCTCCTTGTTTTATGCAGTCCGCTGCTGTTTCTTCATCCAACGATCCTGTAACCATTATGAAAGGCAGGTCTGGATAATTCTTTTTTACAAAATCTAATGCTTTGAAGCCATCATACTGAGGAAGGCTAAAATCAGATAAAATCAGATCTGCATCGACTTCCTTCAAAACTTTTTTGAAATCTCTTTCGTTGTTAACAATCCAATGTTGAATATCAAATTGATTCTGCTTCAGATACATTAAATTCAACTTTGCATCTGGAGTATAATCTTCCAATAAAACGATTTTCAATTTTTTACTCATTCTTCTCTCTTCAATTTTTCTATTTTGGTAACTCGTTCAGAATCATCCAATAAAGTCCAAGATCTGACACGGCAGAAATAAACTTATCGAATTCTACTGGTTTTACAATGTAGCTGTTCACTCCCAATCGGTAACTTTGCAGCATATCGCTTTCCTGGGTAGATGAGGTTAAAATTACCACAGGAATAGTTTTTGTTCTTTCATCTTTTTTGATGATATTCAGCAGTTCGAGTCCATCAATTTTGGGAAGCTTAAGATCTAACAAGATCAATCTGGGTGGATCAATTTCCTGTGAAGTTTCATCTTTTTTGTATCTTCCTGTATGAAAAAGAAATTCCAATGCTTCTTCTCCATCTCGAACTACATGCAGTTTATTTGTAAGATTGTTTTTTTGAAGTGCTTTTATCGTGAGTCTTTCATCGTGAATATTATCTTCTACCAATAATATTTCTACCGACTTGGCTGCCATTTATTCCTCCAGACAAGGGTTAAATGGAAGAACTTTGTTACAACCATTCAAACTCCTAGATATTAATTCCCCTCTCTTCTAAAAAATCTTTGTGTCTTGTATTTATATGTCAAACTATAAATAATTTTTTTGTCTTCTTTGCAATTCGCGGATTTCATCTTTTTTCTGCAAAGTTTCTCTCTTATCGTACAAACGCTTCCCTTTTGCTACTGCCAAAGTTAGTTTTGCAATGCCATTTTCATTTATATATAGATCTTTGGGAACCAGCGTAAAACCTCTTTCCTCCACTTTTTTCTTCAGCTTTCTTATTTCTCGTTTGTTCAGCAGAAGTTTACGTTTTCTCTCTGGTTCATGATCGAAACGGTTCGCTTTTTTATAGGAACTGATATGTAAATTTAAAAGCCATATTTCATCATCTTCTATAACAGCATAAGAATCTTTGAAATTTATCTTTCCGGCTCTAATCGATTTTATCTCCGAACCTTTTAGCACAATACCTACTTCCAATTCATCTATAAAAAAGTAGTTATGACTTGCTTTTCTATTTTTAAATTCTCTCATTACAAACTCCAATATTCCTAGTCATGAAATAATTTCCGGACATCCAGATGTCAAATGGTTTTAGCAACAGAAAAAAGGCAGTTAAATGGATTGACAAAATCGAGCTTGCTGAATGTGATGTTTTATATTCATAAAGAATTGATAATAATTGAGGTGTAAATGAAAATAATATATACATGTTTTACTGTTCTAATCTTGTCTTTCTTAACGGTTTACAGTATTACGCCTTTTATTATTAGATTTGCCAGAAAAATTAATTTTTTAGATAATCCAAACGCAAGAAAAGTTCATAAGAAATCTACACCTTTGATGGGAGGTTTGGCTGTTTTTATCGGTTTTACTCTTATTACGATCTACGTTATCATTACGAATCTACACGCGATATCAGGTGCAATTCTGGGTTATCTGGGTGGGGCTTTAATAATTGTTACAGTTGGTTTGCTTGATGATCGTTTTGGGATGAATCCGCTGCTCAAACTTGTTGGTCAAGCTGTATCATGTCTGGTTTTTCTGTATTTCAATGATCTGTTGCATTTATTTGGTGCTGTTTACATCACGCTTCCATTACTATTTTTGTGGATGGTTGGATTGATGAATGCTTTAAATTTTCTGGATAATATGGACGGAATTATCACAGGGATGTCGGGTATTTTAGCTTTTGGATTTTATGCGCTGAGTTTCATCAGTCATTCACCAGCAGTTGCAGTTCAGGCAAATTTTATGGCGTTGCTTTCACTTATTTTTGCTGGTTCAGTTTTTGGATTTTTACCACATAATTTCAATCCAGCCAAGATTTTCCTGGGAGATGCAGGCAGTATGTTCATTGGTTATTTTCTTTCAACGATGGGAATTCTGGCTGGTAGATTAGTAGTAATTCGCATGAATCATCGAATTTATTATCTGCTTCCTGTATTACTACTTAGCTATGCAATATTTGATATTTCGCTGGTTAGTTTTACACGCAAAAGAGATGGTCGACGCATAAGTCAGGGTGGTAAAGATCATTCTACTCACCGCATCGATAATGCAATGAGATCTGCCAAAGTTACAGCTATCATCGTTTATCTAATCAACATCATCATTGTTTTAGTTACTGTATTAGTGCTAAAAATGGAATCAATAAAACTATTAGTTTTATCCACGATCATGTTTGCTATCATCTTTTTGTTTTTCGGTAATAAATTGGATAATATTCCAGTTGTAATTCCGGAAAATCAGCTGATTAAACCAAATAATAAGGACACATAAAATTACATGAAAATTTACAAAATAATTTTGCTTTTTATTATAATTTTGAGTTTCGGTTGCTCTGCAACATATCAATTCAATAAAGCAAATAAATCCTATCTAAAAAGCGAATATAAAGAAGCTATTCAAAAATATGATGAGTTTCTGGAAGAAGAAGAGAACACTGCTCTTAGAACTCAAGCCGAATTGGAACGTTCTGATTGCTATTATCAGCTTGGTTATGTAGAATATGAAAAACAGAATTGGGAATTAGCATCAAAGTATTTATATCTGGCAAATTCTCAAATTGCAGATACTATTCTTGATATTTGTTATCTGAATTTAGCGGAATCATCTTTGGTCAATAGCGATACTTTGCAGGCAATGCGATACTATACTTATATTATAGATTACCTTCCAAATTCCCAAATTTATAATGATGTTCTGGTAGAAAGGATCGAGTTAAATATTGCCCTTCGAAAATACGAAGCAGCCTTTGCAGATTATGTTACGTTATACGAACGTGATGCACAGTCAAGTCAGAGAAAGGAAATACAACCCAAAATCGATAATTCAATGCCGTATCTTTTGCAAAAGGCTGAAAATCTGAAAACTGAGAAAAGATATCTCGATGCCGTAAATGAACTCTTCCAATATACTCGATATCCGCTTGCTCAAAAAAATGAAATACTGGAAGAAATCTGCAGTTTGTATTTGATTTTAGCAGATCAACAAATTGATGAGAAAGCTTATAAAGCAGCAAAAGAATATCTGGACAAAACTTTGAATACATGCGCGAATAAACAAGCTATCGTCGAAGGCAAAATTTTCCAGGTTTGTTCAGATCTGATTACAGAAGGGGATTCTCTTCAAAAGGAATTGAAATTTGATAAAGCAATTGCAAAATATAACCTTTGTTTTGTTTTAACATCAGATTTCAATGAGGTTACTCAGAGGATTGACCAGGCAAAAGCCGACAAAGCCAAATATCTAAAAGCTGTTGAATTTGAAAATATCGGTGATCAATACGAAGAAGATGAAAATTATCAAGCTGCTCTTACTTCCTACAGGCAGGCAGCATCCTATTTCGCTTCAGATAGAATTCAAAACAAGATTTTCAGAACCCGCAATCTTATCGAAGCTGAAAAAGATCCCAAAGGTTTTGCACTCAGGATAATCCAAAATTTGGATAATGGAAAGATAATTCGTCACCTTGAAACATTGAAGCAGAACATGCAGGCAAAATATGGCCAATACACGCAATTTTCCGAGTGGAAAGTAACTTATGCTATTGGTGGTTATAAATATGAAGTGAGATATGATGTTATTGCACCAGAAGAAACTTTTTATTTCGCCTGGCGAGTTGATCTTTTAACACAAAATGTAACTCCTTCCAATAGGGTTTCCGATGAGATTATGATCAGCGGAGATATCATGAAACATACGAAGCAGGAATAATATGAAAAAACTAATTCTTGTTACCATAATTTTATTTCAACTTTCAAACTGGTTGTTTACCGAGGAAATTAAGAATTTCTCTGATCCGCAGAAATATGGCTGGGATACGCCAGAAAAGCTGTTTACATATCGGGAAGACCTGGTTCGAAGGCAAAAACTTTTGCAATTATACGATCTAAAAAAACAGGAAGTTGCAACTAATATGCTGCGATCAAGTCTTATTCCCGGCTGGGGACAATATTCTGCTCATCGATACACAAAAGGACAGATTATTTTTATTTCCGAACTTTGTATTCTGGCAGGAAGTTATCTTTATTATCGGGAAGCAATGGATAATTTTGATAAATATAAAGAAGCAAATTATATTGGTGATATCAATAAATATTATAAGAAAGCTCAAGATAATTATGATAATTCGCAATATTTACTTGGAGCTGGTTTGGTTTTGTGGTTATTGAATATCTATGATTCGATCGGATCTACTGAAGCTTTCAACAATGATACCTGGTTCACACTTTATGAAAATGAAACGAATCGAATTTCTTTGGAAATGAACGGTGTTTCATTCAAGTTTTGATGAGGTAATTATGAATTTTAAATACATAGCTGTTTTACTTATTCTCATCCTGGTAATCGCCTGTTCACTGGATTATGAAAATCCTCTGGATCCTAATAACAGCGGCATCGATGTTCCTCCAAAAGTGCGTGGTTTGAATGTCGTTCTTACCTGGCAGGATTCTGTTTACATCACCTGGCATCCGATCACAAATTCTCAGATCGATGGATATTATCTGTATCGTTCTCTGGATGAAAACGGATACTATCGACCTCTTACTGAAGCAAATTTGAGCCCTGTAGATACACTTTACAAAGATTCCGAAGTTAATATAGTACAAAAAGAATACTGGTACAAAATTTCTGCCTTCAAAGCAGTGGCAGATACTGTGCTGGAAGGTTATCGATCCGAACCCGAAACCTGGAATTGATAAAATTACTGCCGTAATATTTACCCTGGTTTATTATGCTGAATAATTCAGAAAAGATGTTATTATCTGCTCTAAATACCGAGCAGCAGAAAGTCGTTCGGCACACCGAAGGCCCTGTTCTGGTTCTGGCAGGAGCAGGCAGCGGAAAAACCCGCTCTGTAATATATCGAACTGCTTATCTCATCAATCAAAAAAAGGTCAGCCCCTGGAATATCCTGGTAGTTACATTTACCAACAAAGCAGCTCGAGAACTGCGGGATCGTCTGGAATCTACTTTCGAAATTTCTACTCATTCGCTTTGGATCGGAACTTTTCATTCTATCTGCACCAGGATTTTGCGATACGAAGAAAATGAACTTCCCTTCACATCAAACTTCAGCATTTACGATGACAGTGATCAAAAATCGATCTTCAAACGGATTTACAAGGATCTCAATATCGATCCCAAGAAATTCAATCCCAGAAAAGTAAGAGAGATCATCAGCCGACAGAAGAATTCATTGATACTTCCTAAAGATTTCCCCGAATTCAACGAATCGAATTACTTTACTGATATGGTTTTAAAAATCTACACCAGATATCAAAACTTTCTGACCGAAAATAATGCTCTGGATTTTGATGATCTGCTGATGTACACAGCAATTTTACTTCACGAAAAGGAAGACATCCGCCAAAAATATCAGAAGAAATTCCGTTTTGTGATGATCGATGAGTATCAGGATACAAATTATGCTCAATTCAAGATTGTAAATTTAATCGCCAAAGTTCATCAGAATCTCTGCGTTGTCGGTGATGATGATCAGGCAATTTACAGCTGGCGAGGAGCAGATATTCGCAATATTCTAAGCTTCGAAACAGATTATAAAAATGTTCTGAAGATCAAATTGGAGCAGAATTATCGTTCACCAAAATCGTTTCTGCAGGCAGCAAACTGCCTGATAAAAAACAACAGTGAAAGACATCAGAAAGAACTGTGGACAGCTTTGGAATCGCAGGAAAAACCAGAACTTGTTAAACTGGAAAATGAAAACAGGGAAGCAGAATATACAGCATTGCAGATCGATGAGCTCCGCAAAAAACAGATCAGTTTGAATGAATGTGTGATTTTGTATCGCACAAATGCCCAATCGCGAGTTTTTGAAAATGCTTTCATGCAATATAAAATTCGCTATCAAATAGTTGGTGGAGTAAATT
Coding sequences:
- a CDS encoding PAS domain S-box protein, whose protein sequence is MSKKLKIVLLEDYTPDAKLNLMYLKQNQFDIQHWIVNNERDFKKVLKEVDADLILSDFSLPQYDGFKALDFVKKNYPDLPFIMVTGSLDEETAADCIKQGAWDYVIKEHLVRLAPAVKNALARRKEIEQKKKAEKARIESEIKFEQFAKMLPEVVCEVDLQGNLKYVNEKAYEVFKYSEKDFKKGMNIFDFICAEDKERARENVQKLIEDNLHGSDEYKVIRKDGTTFTALIHANLVLENSQPKGFRAILVDISVQKENEKIIRQRENELKMMIDNSPIGVCSTNLKGNFISVNEKYCDMLGYTAEELLGMHFNEITHPEDREANLELFANLIRRKIDFFDLEKRYVTKDGKVIYCRIRSHLVFDANFYPLFETAVVEDITEQKRALDELKEREEFNYALFQHSPIETIVVDNEGRVVQSNIAVRENRSRMPKIGNIMYKDFGADHSVDMYEILMNCIETGKPHSIPETQYREKYWSIKIAPFKSGAIITAIDISPIKLAEQNLLKSLNEKEVLLKEVHHRVKNNMQIISSMLKLQVRHTRNAEAIDIIKESHNRVRSMSMIHEKLYHTADFEAVNFGQYLITLTEYIFSTYKIDKSNIKYSAEVKDVEMNINQAIPCGLIMNELITNCIKHAFPDGAKGKIKLSLKKTANHKTSITIIDNGIGLPEEVEKENPNTLGLQLVNALIAQINAEMKITMKNGTKILIEF
- a CDS encoding response regulator, whose translation is MAAKSVEILLVEDNIHDERLTIKALQKNNLTNKLHVVRDGEEALEFLFHTGRYKKDETSQEIDPPRLILLDLKLPKIDGLELLNIIKKDERTKTIPVVILTSSTQESDMLQSYRLGVNSYIVKPVEFDKFISAVSDLGLYWMILNELPK
- the smpB gene encoding SsrA-binding protein SmpB, giving the protein MREFKNRKASHNYFFIDELEVGIVLKGSEIKSIRAGKINFKDSYAVIEDDEIWLLNLHISSYKKANRFDHEPERKRKLLLNKREIRKLKKKVEERGFTLVPKDLYINENGIAKLTLAVAKGKRLYDKRETLQKKDEIRELQRRQKNYL
- a CDS encoding undecaprenyl/decaprenyl-phosphate alpha-N-acetylglucosaminyl 1-phosphate transferase gives rise to the protein MKIIYTCFTVLILSFLTVYSITPFIIRFARKINFLDNPNARKVHKKSTPLMGGLAVFIGFTLITIYVIITNLHAISGAILGYLGGALIIVTVGLLDDRFGMNPLLKLVGQAVSCLVFLYFNDLLHLFGAVYITLPLLFLWMVGLMNALNFLDNMDGIITGMSGILAFGFYALSFISHSPAVAVQANFMALLSLIFAGSVFGFLPHNFNPAKIFLGDAGSMFIGYFLSTMGILAGRLVVIRMNHRIYYLLPVLLLSYAIFDISLVSFTRKRDGRRISQGGKDHSTHRIDNAMRSAKVTAIIVYLINIIIVLVTVLVLKMESIKLLVLSTIMFAIIFLFFGNKLDNIPVVIPENQLIKPNNKDT
- a CDS encoding UvrD-helicase domain-containing protein, translated to MLNNSEKMLLSALNTEQQKVVRHTEGPVLVLAGAGSGKTRSVIYRTAYLINQKKVSPWNILVVTFTNKAARELRDRLESTFEISTHSLWIGTFHSICTRILRYEENELPFTSNFSIYDDSDQKSIFKRIYKDLNIDPKKFNPRKVREIISRQKNSLILPKDFPEFNESNYFTDMVLKIYTRYQNFLTENNALDFDDLLMYTAILLHEKEDIRQKYQKKFRFVMIDEYQDTNYAQFKIVNLIAKVHQNLCVVGDDDQAIYSWRGADIRNILSFETDYKNVLKIKLEQNYRSPKSFLQAANCLIKNNSERHQKELWTALESQEKPELVKLENENREAEYTALQIDELRKKQISLNECVILYRTNAQSRVFENAFMQYKIRYQIVGGVNFYQRKEIKDILAYLRVLINPDDSESFLRIINFPSRGIGKVSIGKLLDKAVATDQNLFDTIAEKNFNYLSKRAAANLTKFVDQLESWKLLADSVPVSELAKKVIEELHLIELYDDSKDPKDIARVENIQEFIAATEEFSENYAEETGEEPRLDEYLQNISLQTDMDNLDEDEEAVKLMTMHNAKGLEFDHVFVVGLEDGLIPHSRSIYDLGNVEEERRLLYVAITRARKSLKLTYARTRRTYDAVQTTFPSRFLSEIDEDLLKQADYSFYEMQAPRYSSSKKPEQNVTLETEKYFKIGQKIYHDKFGKGVILNVDGKGNDAKLTISFSGGKLKKIVGTYIKTGIRK